Part of the Thermus sp. LT1-2-5 genome, CAGGCCCCGCAACGCCCGCTCCAGGAGGCTTCGGTTCAGGTGCGTCTCCTCGTCCAGGGCGGCGCCCGGTAGGTCAAAAGCCTCCTCCTCTTCGGGATCCGGCTCCAAGGGTTTGGGCCGCGCCCTTAGGCGGCGTATCGCATCCACCGCTGCATGGTGTCCTAGGGTGAGGAGAAAAGCCCGGCCGCTTCCTCGTCTAGGGTCAAACTCCTTGGCTTTGTCCCAAACCCTGAGCATGGCCTCTTGCACCACATCCTCCGCCGCGGCGGTGTCCAAGCCCATCCTACGGGCTAGGGCCAAGAAGCTTCCCGCATACCGTTGGAAGAGGGTTCGGAAGGCTTCCTCATCCCCTCTGGCCACCAGGAGGAGAAGGGCTTCATCCGAAAGGGGGTCGGTGGCTTTTTCCCGGCCCATTCTCCTCTACTTTACCCTACGGGTTAGGCCCTTTCCCGGTTTCCCTCCATCGCAACCAGACTTGACCGTTATTCCCCATACAGCCCCAGGAACCTGAGGGCGGAGAGGGGATGGAAGGAGAAGGCCAATAAGGGAGGGTTCTCTATCCTCCACCGCCCGCCTCAAAAGCGCTCTTGGCTTCCCCTTCAGGAACAAGAGGTAGTCTGGCCCTTCCCCGGATGGCCTCGGCCCCTTCCAGGGGTGGGTAACCCGCATCGCAAAGAAGCCAAAAGCTACCCCAGGGCCTCCGCTTCGGGGAAAAGGGAGGGGAGGGCCTTGTGCTGGGCCTGCGGGTCCAGGCCGTGGAGGAGGGTGGTGTAGAGTCCCGGGGGTTTGGAAAGGCCCAGGTGGGGAAGGAGGCGAGGGCTGGTGTGGGCGAAGCCAGCCGCGCCGCGAAGGGGTCCACGCAACCAAGGGAAGCCAGGAGGACGAGGGTCAAGAGGCCCCACGAGGGGTACTGCCGGTTTTTGCCTCGAGGGTCGGGGACTTGGGCCAATGCCTCATGGGGCGATGTCTACTCCAAAGGGGGTATAGCAGCCAAGTCCGGGTGTTGGAAGGGGTGAGGATGGGGCTGGAGGATGGGTATTGGGCGAAGGAAAGACGAGGAGAGCGAGGGTGCGTGTGCGCTTGCAGCTCGGGGGCGATGGCTTCAAGATACGGGCTCTGCCCGTGACCGGGCTTCTTCTTTCCCTTCTCTCTCCTTCGCCGGGGGACAAGGCGATTTACTAGGCAAGCCCGTACCTTCTTGACAAGGCGTACACCCCACGCTATGATTAGTTTGAGTCGGGAAAAAAAGAAAGGCTTCCCAATCTTCAAGCTTGTTTGTCTCCCGGCTCAGTGGGAGGTGCCGTATGTGGAAGCGGTGGCTTGGTGTTTTGGCTCTTCTAGTATTGGCAACGGGTTCTTGGGCACAACAACGTCCCCTAGTGGTCGGAGTAAGCTGGGCTAATTTCCAGGAAGAGCGTTGGCGTCGGGATGAGGCTGCGATTAAAGAGCAGCTGGCTCGTATGGGTGCTCAATACGTGAGCACCGATGCGCAGAGCTCGGCGGAGAAGCAACTTAACGATGTGGACAGCCTTATTTCCCGGGGAGTGAACGCTCTCATCATCTTGGCTTGGGATAAAGACGCTATTCTCCCTGCGGTTCAGAAGGCTCGTGCAGCTGGGATTCCGGTGGTGGCGTACGACCGTCTCATTGCGGATCCTTACGCCTTCTATATCTCTTTTGACAATGTTGAAGTGGGCAGGCAACAAGCCCGGGCAGTGTACCAAGTGCGGCCCAGGGGGAATTATGTCTTCATCCTAGGCTCGCCTACAGACCCCAACGCCGACCTTCTGCACCAAGGACAGCTGGAAGTTCTGCAACCTGCTATCAGTAGAGGAGAGATTCGCGTGGTGGGCAAGCAGTACACGGAAGGTTGGCGTCCAGAAGTGGCCCAACGCAACATGGAGCAAATCCTGGCAGCTAACCGTAACCAGGTGGATGCGGTGGTTGCCTCCAACGACGGCACCGCGGGGGGTGTTATTGCTGCGTTGGCCTCCGTGGGGTTGGCGGGAAGGGTTCCGGTTTCTGGTCAGGATGGTGATTGGCCCGCATTGAACCGGGTAGCCCGGGGATTGCAAACGGTGAGCGTTTGGAAGGATGCCCGAGAGCTCGGGCGTCGGGCTGCTGAAATTGCCGTTCTCTTGGCCCGTGGGACCCGTCCTGAGC contains:
- a CDS encoding sigma-70 family RNA polymerase sigma factor; the encoded protein is MGREKATDPLSDEALLLLVARGDEEAFRTLFQRYAGSFLALARRMGLDTAAAEDVVQEAMLRVWDKAKEFDPRRGSGRAFLLTLGHHAAVDAIRRLRARPKPLEPDPEEEEAFDLPGAALDEETHLNRSLLERALRGLTPEERKVIEVLYYQGYTHQEAAQLLGLPLGTLKTWARRALLKLREVLREP
- the xylF gene encoding D-xylose ABC transporter substrate-binding protein; amino-acid sequence: MWKRWLGVLALLVLATGSWAQQRPLVVGVSWANFQEERWRRDEAAIKEQLARMGAQYVSTDAQSSAEKQLNDVDSLISRGVNALIILAWDKDAILPAVQKARAAGIPVVAYDRLIADPYAFYISFDNVEVGRQQARAVYQVRPRGNYVFILGSPTDPNADLLHQGQLEVLQPAISRGEIRVVGKQYTEGWRPEVAQRNMEQILAANRNQVDAVVASNDGTAGGVIAALASVGLAGRVPVSGQDGDWPALNRVARGLQTVSVWKDARELGRRAAEIAVLLARGTRPEQIQGVQRFRVPGDPRGTVVNAVLLRPIPITRDNLHIVLEAGWITKEALCQGVSGPQAPAACR